The following are encoded together in the Serratia odorifera genome:
- a CDS encoding DUF3592 domain-containing protein encodes MKFAILISVIIFAGFFGYLAHLFYRDHKIETQGRTLLARVEEVHYRSSNDNGTVNIRYRLSWQEQGVTREVEGKDTIPAFYSSKVQQGSEVTIRYLDDQHVAFVFDQRR; translated from the coding sequence ATGAAGTTTGCGATTTTGATTTCGGTGATTATTTTTGCGGGTTTTTTTGGCTATCTGGCGCATCTTTTTTACCGCGATCACAAGATAGAAACGCAGGGGCGCACCCTGCTGGCGCGGGTAGAAGAGGTGCATTACCGCAGTTCCAACGATAACGGCACCGTCAATATCCGCTACCGGCTGTCATGGCAGGAACAGGGGGTTACCCGCGAGGTGGAAGGCAAGGACACCATTCCGGCTTTTTACTCCTCAAAAGTGCAGCAAGGCAGCGAGGTGACGATCAGATACCTGGATGACCAGCACGTTGCGTTTGTGTTTGATCAACGCCGTTAA
- a CDS encoding amidohydrolase family protein, whose protein sequence is MENTQQSRRAFLAQTGKITTACAVIGLTGGVAHAAEPTAARGEAPSTAAPLTARHYLLSNVRLEDGFEYDGDTVIGTRTALYTLEINDGKIAAIHPANAQLDATLPRYQANGLLLLPAMRDMHIHLDKTFYGGPWQAPRPRQGKTIMDMIALEQKLIPTLLPTSQQRAEGLIALLQSKGSSVARSHCNIDPVSGLKSLEHLQRALEKHRDDFSCEIVAFPQHGLLHSKVDGLMREAMQMGVQYVGGLDPTNVDGAMEKSLDAMFQIALDSGKGVDIHLHETSPAGVAAIDYMIASVEKNPALRGKVTISHAFALTTLSPGKLAETATRLAAQQITIASTVPIGSLMMPLPQLSEKGVFVMTGTDSVIDHWSPFGSGDMLEKANLYAQLYRGSDEYHLSRAMAIATGNVLPLNDAGQRVWPQVGDDAGFVLVHASCSAEAVARLPPRSATFHQGRLVYGSLNKA, encoded by the coding sequence GTGGAAAACACCCAACAAAGCCGCAGAGCTTTCCTGGCGCAGACCGGGAAGATCACCACCGCCTGCGCGGTGATTGGCCTGACAGGCGGCGTCGCTCACGCTGCCGAGCCGACCGCCGCCCGCGGCGAGGCACCGTCCACCGCGGCGCCACTGACCGCGCGCCATTACCTGCTGAGCAATGTCCGGCTGGAAGACGGCTTTGAATACGACGGCGATACGGTGATTGGCACCCGCACCGCGCTGTACACGCTGGAAATCAACGACGGCAAGATTGCCGCGATTCACCCGGCCAATGCGCAACTCGACGCTACGCTGCCACGCTATCAGGCCAACGGCCTGTTACTGCTGCCGGCCATGCGCGATATGCATATCCATCTCGACAAAACCTTTTACGGTGGCCCATGGCAGGCACCGCGCCCACGTCAGGGCAAAACCATCATGGATATGATTGCGCTGGAGCAGAAACTGATCCCAACGTTATTGCCAACCTCGCAGCAACGGGCCGAAGGGCTGATCGCGCTGCTGCAATCAAAGGGCAGCAGCGTCGCGCGCAGCCACTGCAACATCGATCCGGTCAGTGGGCTGAAAAGCCTGGAACACCTGCAACGCGCGCTGGAAAAACACCGCGACGACTTCAGCTGTGAAATTGTCGCTTTCCCGCAGCACGGCCTGCTGCACTCCAAGGTTGACGGTCTGATGCGCGAAGCCATGCAGATGGGCGTGCAGTACGTTGGCGGTCTGGATCCGACCAACGTCGACGGCGCAATGGAAAAGTCGCTGGATGCCATGTTCCAGATCGCCCTCGACAGCGGCAAGGGCGTGGATATTCACCTGCACGAAACCAGCCCGGCCGGCGTGGCGGCGATCGATTACATGATTGCCAGCGTAGAAAAAAACCCGGCGCTGCGCGGCAAGGTCACCATCAGCCACGCCTTCGCGCTGACCACCCTCAGCCCGGGAAAACTGGCGGAAACCGCCACTCGCCTGGCCGCCCAGCAGATCACCATTGCCTCCACGGTGCCGATCGGCAGCCTGATGATGCCGCTGCCACAGCTGTCGGAAAAAGGGGTATTTGTGATGACCGGAACCGACAGCGTGATCGACCACTGGTCACCGTTTGGCAGCGGCGATATGTTGGAAAAGGCCAATCTGTATGCCCAGCTGTATCGCGGCTCGGATGAGTATCATTTGTCGCGTGCCATGGCGATCGCCACCGGTAACGTGCTGCCGCTGAACGATGCCGGCCAGCGCGTCTGGCCGCAGGTGGGTGATGACGCCGGTTTTGTGCTGGTCCACGCCAGCTGCTCCGCCGAAGCGGTCGCGCGCTTGCCGCCACGCAGCGCCACCTTCCATCAGGGGCGTCTGGTGTACGGCAGCCTCAACAAGGCGTAA